From the genome of Edaphobacter dinghuensis, one region includes:
- a CDS encoding PhoH family protein: protein MMKKSLEITPGIEPLYGTHDENLKLLEDGLHVTIDLRSDAIQVTGDAASIDRVERVFTDFDSLRKSGVNLSNGELNGMLRLVVADPSITLRSLVDSGKQRSAGVKRMVQPRSPNQRKYIEAIEQSDMVFGLGPAGTGKTYLAVAMAASALMSKKVSRIILVRPAVEAGERLGFLPGSLQEKVDPYLRPLYDALYDLLDPMKVDKMLETNVIEVAPLAFMRGRTLNDAFIIMDEAQNTTMEQMKMFLTRMGNNSKAVITGDLTQTDLPNPKKSGLLEALNVLDGVEGIRFCHFEDVDVVRHQLVQRIVRAYDSYGRAQQQLPLPIGDGVLPDANLTAIEPAQPVAKPQ from the coding sequence TTGATGAAAAAATCCCTGGAAATCACTCCCGGCATTGAGCCCCTGTACGGGACCCACGACGAAAACCTCAAGCTGCTCGAAGATGGTCTTCATGTCACGATTGACCTTCGTTCCGACGCTATCCAGGTGACCGGAGACGCCGCCAGTATCGACCGGGTCGAACGTGTTTTCACGGATTTTGATTCTCTCCGTAAATCAGGTGTCAATCTCTCCAACGGCGAGCTCAACGGTATGTTAAGGCTCGTGGTGGCCGATCCTTCAATTACGCTGCGCTCGCTGGTCGACTCCGGCAAGCAGCGCTCCGCCGGGGTAAAGCGCATGGTGCAGCCGCGCTCGCCCAATCAACGAAAGTACATCGAGGCCATCGAGCAAAGCGACATGGTCTTCGGACTGGGACCTGCCGGTACGGGCAAAACTTATCTGGCAGTTGCGATGGCCGCTTCGGCGCTGATGTCGAAGAAAGTCAGCCGCATCATTCTTGTTCGTCCTGCGGTCGAAGCTGGCGAGCGATTGGGCTTTCTGCCCGGATCGTTGCAGGAGAAGGTCGACCCTTACCTGCGCCCGCTCTACGACGCGCTCTACGATCTGCTCGATCCCATGAAGGTCGACAAGATGCTGGAGACCAATGTCATCGAGGTGGCTCCGCTGGCGTTTATGCGCGGCCGCACTCTCAATGACGCTTTCATCATCATGGATGAGGCACAGAACACGACCATGGAACAGATGAAGATGTTCCTCACGCGCATGGGCAACAACTCGAAGGCCGTCATTACCGGCGACCTGACGCAGACTGACCTGCCCAATCCAAAGAAATCGGGACTGCTTGAAGCGCTGAATGTTCTAGACGGCGTGGAAGGCATCCGCTTCTGCCACTTTGAGGATGTAGACGTCGTGCGCCACCAGCTCGTGCAGCGCATTGTTCGTGCTTACGACAGCTATGGACGCGCGCAACAGCAACTTCCGCTGCCCATTGGCGATGGCGTTTTGCCTGATGCCAACCTCACCGCCATTGAACCTGCGCAGCCTGTTGCCAAGCCACAGTGA
- the rpsT gene encoding 30S ribosomal protein S20 gives MANHVSSLKRARQTETKTAVNRANKSKLRGTLRTLREAIAAGDAKTLGEVYRSTVSVLDKSVQKGVLHKNTANRYKSRLNARVKAVATNKAA, from the coding sequence ATGGCAAATCATGTTTCCTCGTTGAAGCGCGCACGTCAGACCGAAACCAAGACCGCGGTCAACCGCGCCAACAAGAGCAAGCTGCGCGGCACCCTGCGCACCCTGCGTGAGGCCATCGCCGCCGGCGACGCCAAGACGCTCGGTGAAGTCTACCGCTCGACCGTGTCGGTGCTCGACAAGAGCGTCCAGAAGGGCGTTCTGCACAAGAACACCGCCAACCGCTACAAGAGCCGCCTCAACGCCCGCGTCAAGGCCGTGGCGACCAACAAGGCTGCATAA
- a CDS encoding M13 family metallopeptidase translates to MLQGWKIGFVRKTAFVATAAIVAAGSWATAQTPTPAPASSQPTKVYLPIPAFDTSSIDTSVNPCDDFYKFACGKFAADHPIPPDQDGVDNFYALFNVNTQRLNEILTKTAEGGASRSPEEQKIGDYYKACMDTDAIDAKKLEPIEPLLNEIDAITSKRELPALIGKLQRIGVDAFFGYGEQQDLKDATKQIAFIQQDGLGLPEKDYYLRTGAKDETIRQQYVAHVAKMLTLAGSTPEQAQKDAASIMAFETALAKGSLSVTDMRDPEKTYHLQPIATFEANLPGVNFGSFEDAIHSPHVSEINNATPQFFPVLMQEIRSTDLETLKAYMRYHLLTAFAGRLPNQFDQENFDFYGRKLRGQPEQAPRWKRCSNSVDGALGEALGKVYVQHYFAGDSKARTLQMVHDIEAAMDKDIDQLTWMSPATKTRAKQKLQLVANKIGYPEKWRDYSKLEVKPDDALGNSQRAIAFENDRQLNKIGQPVDLNEWQMTPPTVNAYYDPSMNNINFPAGILQPAFYDPKEDDAVNYGHIGAVIGHELTHGFDDQGRKFDGKGNLTDWWTAEDAKNFETRTDCLVNEYGGFTAVDDVKINGKLTLGENTADNGGLVLAYMAYLERAKKEGIDLEAKKDGYTSPQRFYIAFAQNWCENSRPESVRAQVLSDPHSPDHFRANGAIVNQPGFAEAFGCKKGTPMVPVNSCRVW, encoded by the coding sequence ATGTTGCAAGGATGGAAGATAGGATTTGTACGCAAGACAGCCTTTGTAGCAACTGCCGCCATCGTCGCGGCAGGTTCATGGGCTACGGCACAGACACCAACGCCAGCCCCGGCAAGCAGCCAGCCGACCAAGGTCTATTTGCCCATCCCTGCCTTTGATACCTCTTCCATCGATACCTCGGTCAACCCCTGCGACGACTTCTACAAGTTCGCTTGCGGCAAGTTCGCGGCCGACCATCCCATTCCACCCGATCAGGATGGCGTCGATAACTTCTACGCTCTCTTCAATGTCAACACGCAGCGGCTGAACGAGATCCTCACCAAGACTGCGGAGGGTGGAGCATCGCGCTCGCCCGAAGAGCAGAAGATCGGCGACTACTACAAAGCCTGCATGGATACCGATGCAATCGACGCCAAGAAGCTTGAGCCGATCGAGCCTCTGCTGAACGAGATCGATGCCATCACCAGCAAGCGAGAACTTCCTGCGCTGATCGGCAAGTTGCAGCGCATCGGCGTAGATGCATTCTTCGGCTATGGCGAGCAGCAGGACCTCAAGGACGCCACCAAGCAAATCGCATTTATTCAGCAGGACGGCCTCGGCCTGCCTGAAAAGGACTACTATCTCCGCACTGGCGCGAAGGACGAGACCATTCGTCAGCAGTACGTTGCCCACGTCGCAAAGATGCTGACTTTGGCAGGCAGTACGCCGGAGCAGGCGCAGAAAGATGCTGCGTCCATCATGGCGTTTGAGACTGCGCTGGCCAAAGGGTCCCTGAGCGTCACCGATATGCGCGATCCGGAGAAGACCTATCACCTTCAGCCGATTGCAACCTTCGAGGCCAATCTTCCCGGCGTCAACTTCGGCTCGTTTGAAGATGCCATTCACTCTCCGCACGTCAGCGAGATCAACAATGCTACGCCGCAGTTCTTCCCTGTTCTTATGCAGGAGATTCGGTCCACTGACCTTGAGACGCTCAAGGCCTACATGCGCTATCACCTGCTGACCGCGTTTGCTGGACGCCTCCCCAACCAGTTCGATCAGGAGAACTTCGACTTCTACGGACGCAAGCTGCGAGGTCAGCCCGAGCAGGCTCCTCGCTGGAAACGCTGCTCGAACTCAGTCGACGGCGCACTCGGCGAGGCGCTGGGCAAGGTCTACGTCCAGCACTACTTTGCCGGCGACAGCAAAGCCCGCACCCTTCAGATGGTTCACGACATCGAGGCCGCCATGGATAAGGACATCGACCAGCTCACATGGATGTCTCCTGCGACCAAGACTCGCGCCAAGCAGAAGCTGCAACTTGTAGCCAATAAGATCGGCTATCCGGAGAAGTGGCGCGACTACAGCAAGCTCGAAGTCAAACCCGACGATGCTCTTGGCAACTCGCAGCGCGCAATCGCATTTGAAAACGACCGCCAGCTCAACAAGATCGGCCAGCCCGTCGATCTCAACGAGTGGCAGATGACGCCGCCCACGGTGAACGCCTACTACGATCCCAGCATGAACAACATCAACTTTCCCGCAGGCATTCTGCAGCCCGCCTTCTACGATCCGAAGGAGGACGATGCCGTCAACTACGGCCACATCGGTGCCGTCATTGGCCACGAGCTTACCCACGGCTTCGACGATCAGGGACGCAAGTTCGACGGCAAGGGTAACCTCACCGACTGGTGGACTGCTGAAGATGCGAAGAACTTCGAGACGCGCACCGACTGCCTCGTCAATGAATACGGCGGCTTCACCGCGGTCGATGATGTGAAGATCAACGGCAAGCTCACGCTCGGCGAAAACACCGCAGACAATGGCGGTCTGGTGCTGGCGTACATGGCCTACCTCGAACGCGCCAAGAAGGAAGGCATCGACCTCGAAGCGAAGAAAGACGGATACACCTCACCTCAACGCTTCTACATCGCCTTCGCGCAGAACTGGTGTGAGAACTCGCGCCCCGAGAGCGTTCGCGCCCAGGTGCTCAGCGATCCGCACTCGCCCGATCACTTCCGTGCCAATGGAGCTATCGTCAACCAACCCGGCTTCGCCGAAGCCTTCGGCTGCAAGAAGGGTACGCCCATGGTTCCGGTCAACAGTTGCCGCGTCTGGTAA
- a CDS encoding aldo/keto reductase translates to MNKDQSLSVAAAGTFTIGGDLTVNRLGYGAMRITGAGIWGPPVDKAACLATLRRTTELGINVIDTADSYGPGTSEELIAEALYPYPKGLVIATKGGWQRPGPNQWTHNASPKHLTEALEGSLKRLRLERIDIHQLHAPDNAVSFEASVETLAKLREQGKIRHVGLSNVTREHIERARKIVPIVSVQNRFSFADREYDYVVDYCEQHGIAFFPWAPLGHAKEAHEVIKEVAGELDATPLQVALAWLLKRSPVTLPIPGTSSVKHLEENVAAADLKLPQALYDKLSAVSHRPMSLRG, encoded by the coding sequence GTGAACAAAGACCAATCTCTCTCCGTTGCAGCCGCGGGTACGTTTACCATCGGCGGCGATCTTACTGTCAATCGGCTCGGATACGGAGCCATGCGTATCACGGGCGCTGGAATATGGGGCCCGCCTGTCGATAAGGCTGCGTGCCTTGCCACTCTGCGCCGAACGACCGAGCTTGGCATCAATGTGATCGACACGGCCGATTCCTACGGCCCGGGAACCTCCGAAGAGCTGATCGCCGAAGCGCTCTATCCCTACCCCAAAGGTCTCGTGATTGCCACCAAGGGCGGCTGGCAGCGTCCCGGCCCTAATCAGTGGACACACAATGCAAGCCCCAAACATCTGACGGAAGCGCTTGAGGGCAGCCTGAAGCGCCTGCGGCTGGAGCGCATCGATATTCACCAGCTCCACGCTCCCGATAACGCGGTTTCCTTCGAGGCTTCGGTGGAGACGCTGGCAAAGCTGCGCGAGCAAGGAAAGATTCGCCACGTCGGCCTCTCGAACGTTACCCGCGAACACATCGAACGTGCGCGTAAGATCGTTCCGATTGTCTCGGTGCAGAACCGCTTCAGCTTTGCTGACCGCGAGTACGACTATGTCGTCGACTATTGCGAACAGCATGGCATCGCATTCTTTCCCTGGGCTCCGCTCGGCCACGCAAAGGAAGCGCATGAGGTCATAAAAGAAGTGGCAGGCGAACTCGACGCGACTCCGCTACAGGTCGCGCTGGCGTGGCTGCTCAAACGCTCGCCGGTCACTCTGCCGATTCCGGGAACGTCTTCGGTCAAGCATCTGGAAGAGAATGTCGCTGCCGCTGATCTTAAGCTGCCGCAGGCGCTCTATGACAAACTGTCGGCTGTCAGTCATCGGCCCATGAGTCTGCGCGGTTAG
- a CDS encoding TonB-dependent receptor, with amino-acid sequence MKHLLRTIQWFTVFCVLSLVTPHSLFGQGLARISGTVTDSSGAAIPNATVVATRLSTGDKTTVTSNGTGDYVFPSLAPAEYSIGVTSAGFAGFLQKSVVLQADQSVTVNATMTVGSNTQVINVDSAPPQVDTTTGTLSQVIDEKRVNDLPLNGRNAAALTTLVPGVVVAPSANIDQGQTKTFPVVAAVTINGTRANQVNYMLDGGNNVDEYTNVNAPFPMPDALQEFSVQTSNYNAEYGQNAGGVVNIITRSGSNKFHGDAFEYLRNRVFNAANYFSYVGTKKTVDPLKRNQFGGTIGGPVVIPHLYNGADKTFFFFGVQSTRLRTNGVGGTAFLPTPAQLAGTFAGVSSPILNPKTLLPYPCTPTGNTFTCQVNPNDYNQSSLALLKYLPTINGTDGTYQFFRPSIQNYIEYTGRVDQALGANDHLTLRYFYDSFDNAGVLDTTDLLSYSDQAAIRYHNALISETHTFNDHLLNNFSLSYQIEDASRGPLAGAPNVNDLGVNVWQPAFKQINQIQVTNFFTIGDNPAASFRRNNYTLADDLHWVLGNHTLSFGFHGELAKVDVDNQYQQPGIFQFNSNASISNPLADYLLGGLTNFQQASGQYFNNRYHVTGYYAQDSWKVNRRLTLNYGIRYEPFAPQHESHEREGMFSPAARAAGTVSTTHPNALAGLLFPGDAGFVENMVHPIYSHFMPRVGFALDVFGDGKTSIRGGAGQFYDTRLPGVFDNIFANSVPFVASVNVQFLPTALANFSDPYASVAGGNPFPAPQPPPASFFTTANYQSSSYSTFDPTTFRLPVTYSWNLAVEQQLTDKLSSRIAYVGSRSNHQYVPSDINPTYNQGPNVGKRVYYSPNLLQNYTQPIALVDTGGNAIYHSMQASLQNRVSTGLTLFLNYTWSKAIDNFPFGASATAVVPGSGYSLPVYEPNFKRLDYGPSDYDHRNVVSLSYVWILPKLSKGNPVVRYAANGWQTNGILAFRSGDPLTITGAGNSGTNLNRERGVWNGQNPYGGNACGGVSTACKSYLNTANFSTNPSYKVNLPLSYGNIVKGSFVGPQYTDWDVSVVRYFPVHEATQLQFRAEYFNVLNHTNFGDPNASVTNGAFGRVTSASDPRIAQMSLKLSF; translated from the coding sequence ATGAAACATCTTTTACGCACAATCCAGTGGTTCACCGTCTTTTGCGTTCTCAGCCTTGTGACGCCTCACTCCCTCTTCGGACAGGGACTCGCTCGCATCTCGGGAACGGTAACGGACTCTTCGGGTGCGGCGATTCCGAATGCCACAGTAGTAGCCACGCGGCTCAGCACGGGAGACAAGACCACGGTAACCTCCAACGGTACAGGCGATTATGTCTTTCCGTCGCTGGCACCAGCCGAGTACAGCATCGGTGTTACTTCGGCCGGCTTTGCCGGGTTTCTGCAGAAAAGTGTTGTCCTTCAGGCCGACCAATCGGTGACGGTCAATGCGACGATGACGGTGGGCAGCAATACTCAGGTCATTAACGTCGATTCCGCTCCGCCACAGGTAGACACCACCACCGGCACGCTATCCCAGGTCATCGACGAAAAGCGGGTGAACGACCTTCCCCTGAATGGCCGTAATGCCGCCGCGCTGACGACGCTGGTTCCGGGTGTCGTCGTTGCACCGTCGGCCAACATCGACCAGGGTCAGACCAAGACCTTTCCGGTAGTGGCTGCGGTGACCATCAATGGAACCCGTGCCAACCAGGTGAACTACATGCTGGATGGCGGTAATAACGTCGACGAGTACACCAACGTCAACGCTCCCTTCCCTATGCCCGATGCGCTGCAGGAGTTCAGCGTGCAGACCAGCAACTACAACGCCGAGTATGGCCAGAACGCCGGTGGCGTGGTAAACATCATCACCCGCAGCGGCTCGAATAAATTTCACGGCGATGCCTTTGAATACCTGCGAAACCGGGTCTTCAACGCAGCAAACTACTTCAGCTACGTCGGTACCAAGAAGACGGTCGATCCACTCAAACGCAATCAGTTTGGAGGCACCATCGGGGGCCCGGTCGTCATTCCACACCTCTACAACGGTGCGGACAAGACCTTCTTCTTCTTTGGCGTGCAATCGACGCGGCTCCGCACCAATGGCGTAGGCGGAACGGCATTTCTTCCGACTCCAGCCCAGCTTGCGGGAACCTTTGCCGGGGTGTCGAGCCCGATCCTGAATCCCAAGACGCTGCTTCCCTACCCATGCACTCCGACAGGCAACACATTTACCTGCCAGGTCAATCCGAACGACTACAACCAGTCGTCACTGGCTCTGCTGAAGTATCTGCCGACGATCAACGGAACCGATGGAACGTACCAGTTTTTCCGTCCGAGCATACAGAATTACATCGAATACACGGGCCGCGTCGATCAGGCGCTGGGAGCCAATGACCATCTCACCCTGCGCTACTTCTACGACAGCTTCGACAATGCCGGTGTGCTCGATACGACAGACCTTCTGAGCTACTCCGATCAGGCTGCGATTCGCTATCACAATGCGCTGATCTCAGAGACGCACACCTTCAACGATCACCTGTTGAACAACTTCAGCCTGAGTTACCAGATCGAAGACGCTTCGCGCGGACCGCTGGCGGGAGCACCAAATGTGAATGACCTGGGCGTGAATGTCTGGCAGCCCGCCTTCAAACAGATTAATCAGATCCAGGTGACCAACTTCTTTACGATTGGCGACAACCCGGCGGCGAGCTTCCGCCGCAACAACTACACACTGGCCGACGATCTCCACTGGGTATTGGGAAATCACACACTGAGCTTCGGATTTCACGGCGAGTTAGCCAAGGTCGATGTCGACAATCAGTATCAACAGCCCGGCATCTTCCAGTTCAACAGCAACGCCTCCATCTCAAATCCTTTGGCCGACTATCTGCTGGGAGGTCTGACGAACTTTCAGCAAGCCTCGGGACAATACTTCAACAACCGCTATCATGTGACCGGTTACTACGCACAGGATAGTTGGAAGGTGAACCGGCGGCTCACATTGAACTATGGAATTCGCTATGAGCCTTTCGCCCCGCAGCACGAGAGCCATGAGCGCGAGGGAATGTTTAGCCCAGCCGCGCGCGCTGCCGGTACTGTTTCGACGACGCATCCCAATGCGCTTGCCGGTCTGCTCTTTCCCGGCGATGCAGGATTCGTCGAGAACATGGTCCACCCCATCTACTCTCACTTCATGCCTCGTGTTGGATTCGCGCTGGATGTCTTCGGCGATGGAAAGACCAGCATTCGCGGCGGTGCCGGGCAGTTTTATGACACGCGCCTGCCGGGAGTCTTCGATAACATCTTTGCCAACTCCGTTCCGTTTGTCGCCTCCGTCAACGTGCAGTTTCTGCCGACGGCACTGGCCAATTTCTCAGACCCCTACGCGAGCGTAGCGGGCGGCAATCCGTTCCCTGCGCCGCAACCTCCGCCCGCAAGCTTCTTCACAACGGCGAACTATCAGTCGTCCAGCTACAGCACGTTCGATCCAACGACGTTCCGTCTGCCCGTGACCTATTCCTGGAACCTCGCGGTTGAGCAACAACTGACTGACAAGCTCTCCAGTCGCATCGCCTATGTCGGATCGCGCAGCAATCACCAGTACGTGCCGTCGGACATCAATCCGACTTATAACCAGGGGCCGAACGTAGGCAAGCGCGTCTACTATTCGCCCAACCTGTTGCAGAACTACACGCAGCCCATCGCGCTGGTGGATACGGGCGGAAACGCAATTTATCACTCGATGCAGGCCTCCTTGCAAAACCGAGTGAGCACAGGACTGACACTCTTTCTGAACTACACATGGTCGAAGGCAATTGATAACTTCCCGTTCGGCGCATCGGCCACCGCGGTCGTGCCAGGATCGGGATACTCGCTTCCGGTCTACGAGCCTAACTTCAAGCGTCTGGACTATGGCCCTTCGGACTACGACCATCGCAACGTGGTATCTCTCTCGTACGTTTGGATCTTGCCAAAACTCAGCAAAGGTAATCCCGTAGTTCGATACGCTGCCAACGGCTGGCAGACCAATGGCATCCTCGCCTTCCGCAGCGGCGATCCACTCACGATCACCGGCGCAGGCAACAGCGGAACCAACCTGAATCGCGAGCGCGGCGTGTGGAACGGTCAGAATCCTTATGGCGGAAACGCCTGCGGAGGAGTCAGCACTGCATGCAAGTCATATCTGAATACTGCTAACTTCTCGACCAATCCGAGCTATAAGGTAAACCTGCCATTGTCATACGGAAACATCGTGAAGGGTAGCTTCGTCGGACCGCAGTACACCGATTGGGACGTCAGCGTTGTGCGCTACTTCCCCGTGCACGAGGCCACACAGTTACAGTTCCGCGCGGAGTACTTCAACGTGCTGAACCATACCAACTTCGGCGACCCGAATGCCTCGGTGACCAACGGAGCCTTTGGCCGCGTCACATCGGCCAGCGATCCGCGCATCGCTCAGATGTCGCTGAAGCTATCGTTCTAA
- a CDS encoding endo-1,4-beta-xylanase, with product MATRREMLAGGLKTAASLALARTTINSTLLAQVAQHPDDMTLNSAPRQQTFPPPDFGLIPAMLPKEAKAVAGVESLKAHAAQHQLISGAAVVVHLLENDPALAELIVDQCGILVPESELKWCALRPTQYAFDFSQADALFAFAEKHQMLVRGHTLVWHNSVPDWLIAAPATLDVRGLLVGHINTVMGRYRVRVHSWDVVNEAILPKDAIPGGLRKSFWYERVGADYIDLAYNTAREADPKAKLTYNDYGVEYDNVEDEERRRAILELLRGMQSRRVPLDAVGIQSHIKAASPSTIGKGLADYIEAIRAMKLEVYLTELDVNEDDIASNEVAERDRLVAQTYKDFLGVALNNAAVKLVLTWGISDRRTWLNDGPTHHRKQPNRPQRSLPFDPEYRPTPAFFAMRSSFDRRSVKKQTDGNV from the coding sequence ATGGCAACACGAAGAGAGATGTTGGCTGGAGGATTAAAGACCGCAGCTTCACTCGCACTTGCTCGAACGACAATCAACAGCACATTACTCGCGCAGGTTGCGCAGCATCCTGACGATATGACGCTAAATAGTGCGCCGCGGCAGCAGACCTTTCCGCCACCAGACTTTGGGCTGATACCGGCGATGCTTCCGAAGGAGGCGAAAGCGGTTGCAGGCGTAGAATCGTTGAAAGCTCACGCGGCGCAGCATCAACTCATTTCGGGAGCCGCAGTTGTTGTTCACCTGCTCGAGAATGATCCAGCGCTGGCAGAGTTGATTGTTGATCAGTGCGGCATCCTTGTGCCTGAGAGCGAGTTGAAGTGGTGTGCACTTCGTCCCACGCAGTACGCGTTCGACTTCTCGCAGGCCGATGCACTCTTCGCCTTTGCAGAGAAGCATCAAATGCTGGTTCGCGGACACACGCTGGTCTGGCACAATAGCGTTCCCGATTGGCTCATCGCTGCACCGGCAACTCTGGATGTGCGCGGCCTGCTCGTCGGACACATTAATACCGTGATGGGACGATATCGAGTACGAGTTCACTCGTGGGATGTCGTGAATGAAGCCATCCTGCCGAAGGATGCAATCCCCGGTGGGCTGAGAAAGTCTTTCTGGTACGAGCGTGTCGGCGCAGACTACATCGACCTTGCGTATAACACGGCGCGCGAAGCAGACCCAAAAGCGAAGCTAACCTATAACGACTACGGCGTCGAGTACGACAACGTAGAGGACGAAGAACGTCGGCGCGCGATCCTCGAACTATTGCGTGGGATGCAGTCGCGCAGAGTTCCGCTCGATGCGGTTGGGATTCAGTCGCATATTAAGGCAGCTTCGCCTTCAACAATCGGCAAGGGATTGGCAGATTACATTGAGGCCATCCGCGCAATGAAGCTCGAAGTCTATCTGACCGAGCTTGATGTCAATGAGGACGATATTGCGTCGAATGAAGTCGCGGAACGGGACCGCTTAGTCGCGCAGACTTATAAAGATTTTCTCGGCGTCGCACTGAACAATGCCGCGGTAAAGCTGGTGTTGACGTGGGGCATCAGCGATCGTAGAACGTGGCTGAACGACGGCCCGACACACCATCGCAAGCAGCCGAATCGGCCCCAGCGTTCTCTTCCCTTCGATCCGGAGTATCGGCCAACGCCAGCGTTTTTTGCCATGCGTAGCAGCTTCGATAGGCGGAGCGTGAAGAAACAAACAGACGGCAACGTTTAG